In Poecilia reticulata strain Guanapo linkage group LG1, Guppy_female_1.0+MT, whole genome shotgun sequence, one genomic interval encodes:
- the b3gnt2a gene encoding N-acetyllactosaminide beta-1,3-N-acetylglucosaminyltransferase 2a: MVSAFSEIQGAHMPLGRKKGKALCMLMMINIFICVLVGVSWKLGHKRGPKGIRIPSERFWHRTLMSKSFWNKEQQRSDMINNPLINAELFGGSFIALPNWINDTGPLDPCEADYRVPMQVLDYNTLPKRFQDFLLHMRCRMYPMLINQPHICDEKPFLLLVVKSLMPHFDRRQAIRQTWGHAGFLANRSVVTVFLLGSTSSVDNFPDLQDMLNHEAKLHKDLLQWDYRDTFFNLTLKEVLFLEWFSTYCPHAQYILKGDDDVFVNTLRIIDFLGGLSEGNGKDLFIGDVIKNAGPHRNRKLKYFIPESVFVGQYPPYAGGGGYLLSGNLAIRLSNISQQVVLYPIDDVYTGMCLEKLGLVPEKHSGFRTFDIEEKYRDNPCIYRSLMLVHSRTPQEMLEIWPWITHPELSCQ; this comes from the exons ATGGTGTCAGCCTTTTCAGAG ATTCAGGGTGCACACATGCCATTGGGCCGGAAGAAAGGAAAGGCCCTCTGCATGTTGATGATGATCAACATCTTCATCTGTGTTCTGGTGGGCGTTTCATGGAAACTTGGGCACAAACGCGGTCCGAAGGGGATTCGGATTCCATCAGAGAGGTTCTGGCACCGAACGTTAATGAGCAAATCCTTCTGGAACAAGGAGCAGCAGCGCTCGGACATGATTAACAACCCGCTTATCAACGCAGAACTCTTTGGAGGCTCCTTTATTGCTCTGCCGAATTGGATTAATGATACCGGACCTCTTGACCCATGTGAAGCAGATTACCGGGTCCCAATGCAGGTTTTGGACTACAACACCCTACCAAAGCGGTTCCAGGACTTTCTCCTTCACATGCGCTGCAGGATGTATCCGATGCTGATAAATCAGCCCcacatctgcgatgaaaaaccCTTCCTTCTGCTCGTGGTCAAGTCGCTGATGCCGCATTTCGACCGGCGCCAGGCCATTCGCCAGACATGGGGGCACGCTGGCTTCTTAGCCAATCGGAGTGTGGTGACCGTGTTCCTGCTTGGCAGTACTTCATCGGTGGACAACTTCCCCGACCTGCAGGATATGTTAAACCACGAGGCTAAGCTTCACAAAGACCTGCTGCAGTGGGACTACAGGGACACGTTCTTCAACCTCACCCTTAAAGAAGTCCTTTTTCTAGAGTGGTTCAGCACGTACTGTCCTCACGCTCAGTATATTCTCAAGGGTGACGATGACGTCTTTGTTAACACCTTACGAATTATTGACTTCCTAGGAGGCCTGTCTGAGGGCAATGGCAAAGATTTGTTCATAGGTGATGTTATCAAGAACGCAGGTCcgcacagaaacagaaaactgaagtaTTTTATCCCTGAGAGTGTATTTGTGGGGCAGTACCCGCCTTACGCTGGCGGTGGAGGCTACCTGCTCTCTGGGAATTTAGCAATACGTCTTTCCAACATTTCTCAGCAGGTAGTCTTGTATCCCATTGACGATGTCTACACAGGGATGTGTCTGGAGAAGCTGGGCCTGGTGCCCGAAAAGCACTCAGGATTTAGGACGTTTGACATTGAAGAGAAGTACAGGGACAACCCATGCATTTACAGAAGCCTGATGCTGGTTCACAGTCGAACACCGCAGGAGATGCTGGAGATCTGGCCGTGGATTACTCACCCTGAGCTGAGCTGCCAGTGA